A region of Micromonospora sp. WMMD882 DNA encodes the following proteins:
- a CDS encoding trypsin-like serine protease yields the protein MNSLFAGSRAASPALGVHVWQDEAEGDVSPLVVNGRPATENYPWMVYSSGCSATLIKSNWVVTAKHCSTPASVRVGSVDRTSGGTVVRVSRAVSHPTIDVKLFQLASSVSYAPAPIPTTSGAVGTATRIIGWGQTCAPRGCGSAPAVAHELDTSIVTDSRCAGINATYEICTNNTNGNAGACYGDSGGPQVRKINGVWNLIGATSRAGNNNSTCATAPSIYGDLPSIRTWINTQVGGLPAA from the coding sequence GTGAACTCGCTCTTCGCCGGCAGCCGCGCGGCCAGCCCCGCGCTCGGCGTGCACGTCTGGCAGGACGAGGCCGAGGGCGACGTCTCGCCGCTGGTGGTCAACGGTCGCCCGGCCACCGAGAACTACCCCTGGATGGTGTACAGCTCCGGGTGCAGCGCCACGCTGATCAAGTCGAACTGGGTGGTCACCGCGAAGCACTGCTCCACCCCCGCCTCGGTGCGGGTCGGCAGCGTCGACCGCACCAGCGGCGGCACCGTGGTCCGGGTCAGCCGGGCGGTCAGCCACCCGACCATCGACGTGAAGCTGTTCCAGCTCGCCAGCTCGGTCAGCTACGCCCCGGCCCCGATCCCGACCACGTCGGGCGCGGTCGGCACCGCCACCCGGATCATCGGCTGGGGCCAGACCTGCGCGCCCCGGGGCTGCGGCTCGGCCCCGGCCGTCGCGCACGAGCTGGACACCTCGATCGTGACGGACAGCCGCTGCGCCGGCATCAACGCCACCTACGAGATCTGCACCAACAACACCAACGGCAACGCGGGCGCCTGCTACGGCGACTCGGGCGGCCCGCAGGTGCGCAAGATCAATGGCGTGTGGAACCTGATCGGCGCGACCAGCCGCGCCGGCAACAACAACTCGACCTGCGCCACCGCCCCGTCGATCTACGGCGACCTGCCGTCGATCCGTACCTGGATCAACACCCAGGTCGGCGGCCTCCCCGCCGCCTGA
- a CDS encoding DUF397 domain-containing protein, whose translation MTALDLTCAQWRTSTRSSGNGNCVEVAGVPGRVAVRDSKDRGGPVLLFGSSTWRAFLSGLDALR comes from the coding sequence ATGACCGCGCTCGACCTCACCTGCGCGCAGTGGCGCACCAGCACACGCAGCAGCGGCAACGGCAACTGCGTGGAGGTCGCCGGCGTACCCGGTCGGGTGGCCGTCCGGGACAGCAAGGACCGTGGCGGGCCGGTGCTCCTCTTCGGTTCGTCGACCTGGCGGGCCTTCCTCAGCGGGCTCGACGCGCTCCGCTGA
- a CDS encoding protein phosphatase 2C domain-containing protein, with amino-acid sequence MTLKLRSTGATDRGLIRSGNQDAFHAGTWLVAVADGMGGMAAGDLASSIAMRTIAPLDLETPEDGLVAALRGGIEVATERIRQAVEEDPERQGMGTTLTALLFARTGSCLALAHVGDSRAYLFREGTLKQVTRDDTFVQMLVDQGLITPEQATHHPRRAVVTQALQGGEISPAYATMVPWAGDRWLLCSDGLSNVVRADTLAEVLAAHPDRTECARQLIDLALRAGGPDNITVVVADVVAED; translated from the coding sequence ATGACCCTGAAGCTGCGTTCCACGGGGGCGACCGACCGTGGCCTGATCCGGAGCGGCAATCAGGACGCCTTCCACGCCGGGACCTGGCTCGTCGCCGTCGCCGACGGCATGGGCGGGATGGCGGCCGGCGACCTCGCCAGCTCGATCGCGATGCGGACGATCGCCCCGCTGGATCTGGAGACACCGGAGGACGGGCTGGTGGCGGCGCTGCGCGGCGGCATCGAGGTGGCCACCGAGCGGATCCGTCAGGCCGTCGAGGAGGACCCGGAACGGCAGGGCATGGGCACCACCCTGACCGCCCTGCTGTTCGCCCGCACCGGGAGCTGCCTGGCCCTGGCCCACGTCGGCGACTCGCGCGCGTACCTCTTCCGCGAGGGGACGCTCAAGCAGGTCACCCGGGACGACACCTTCGTGCAGATGCTCGTCGACCAGGGCCTCATCACACCCGAGCAGGCCACCCACCACCCCCGCCGGGCGGTGGTGACCCAGGCGTTGCAGGGCGGCGAGATCTCCCCGGCGTACGCGACGATGGTGCCCTGGGCGGGCGACCGCTGGCTGCTGTGCAGCGACGGCCTGTCCAACGTGGTCCGGGCGGACACCCTGGCCGAGGTGCTCGCCGCGCACCCGGACCGGACGGAGTGCGCCCGTCAGCTGATCGACCTGGCCCTGCGAGCGGGCGGCCCGGACAACATCACCGTGGTGGTCGCCGACGTCGTCGCCGAGGACTGA
- a CDS encoding GPP34 family phosphoprotein, with amino-acid sequence MRIADEFFLIVHDDSRGRPRLNPTATGLGLAAGLLGELVLTGRVTVSDGRLSVLDRRPPADALAGTVLAQLVGESRHRLLRTWLVFLARTAADAVGERLSRAGVVRRQERRGVLRASVSYVAVDRNALAWPGARLLALLERPDPPTVPDALLCGLVAATGLTRVVLWDADPRARRRFGMLRPALPRALRELVGHTEAAVGAAVLRG; translated from the coding sequence TTGCGCATCGCCGACGAGTTCTTCCTGATCGTCCACGACGACAGCCGTGGCCGGCCCCGGCTGAACCCGACAGCCACCGGCCTCGGCCTCGCCGCCGGCCTCCTCGGCGAGCTGGTCCTCACCGGACGGGTCACCGTGTCGGACGGACGGTTGTCCGTGCTGGACCGCCGGCCACCGGCCGACGCGCTGGCCGGCACGGTGCTCGCCCAGCTCGTCGGGGAGAGCCGGCACCGGCTGCTGCGTACCTGGCTGGTCTTCCTGGCCCGGACGGCGGCCGACGCGGTGGGGGAGCGGCTCAGCCGGGCCGGGGTGGTCCGCCGGCAGGAACGCCGTGGCGTGCTGCGCGCCAGCGTCAGCTACGTCGCCGTCGACCGTAACGCGCTGGCCTGGCCGGGCGCGCGCCTGCTGGCCCTGCTGGAGCGGCCTGACCCGCCGACCGTGCCGGACGCGTTGCTGTGCGGACTGGTCGCGGCCACCGGGCTGACCCGGGTGGTCCTCTGGGACGCCGACCCGCGCGCCCGGCGTCGCTTCGGGATGCTCCGACCGGCGCTGCCCCGGGCGCTGCGGGAGCTGGTCGGCCACACCGAGGCCGCCGTCGGCGCGGCCGTGCTCCGCGGTTGA
- the hrpB gene encoding ATP-dependent helicase HrpB, whose translation MLHDVPLDLPVRPALPALTAALGAAGVAVLVAPPGTGKTTLAPLAVADQVTGRVVLAQPRRVAARAAARRMAGLLGEQVGDRVGYAVRGDRRTGPTTRIEVVTTGLLLRRLHHDPELPGVAAVLLDEVHERHLDADLALAFTVEARAALRPDLWLLAMSATAEADRFAALLAPAGPPAPVVRAEAALHPVTRIWAPPPRPVTAYRGNRVDPALLDHVAGTVRRALADHPGDVLVFLPGAREIADVTARLADLREWVALVPLHGRQRGADQDAALRPTDRRRVVLATAIAESSLTVPGVRVVVDAGLSRVARTDLARGLGSLVTVPVSRAAATQRAGRAGREAPGHVYRCWSAATHERLAAQPEPEIATADLTGFALELAAWGQPDGVGLALPDPPPAAALAVARQTLGTLGAVDPAGRITDRGRAIAATGAHPRLGRALLDGARWVGADRAAEVVALLTEESGPGDDLVGLWRRLRAGVDPAATARWRAEVRRLRAAPPTGAAAGRPGSARAGSADRLLPDDLAAGLVVGLAHPERLARARRPGGATYLMAGGTAAELPPGSALTGCDWLAVAVVDRAPGAPAARIRAAAPLDETTAREAGGGLLRTERQVGWVDGDVVAREVDRLGAVELGDRPLRRPDPERLAAALLTGLRQEGLALLDWSPAARFLRDRLAFCRHALGDDWPEVDDPALLATAADWLGPELARARRRADLARIDVVTALRRLLPWPLAARLDEVAPERITVPSGSRIRVDYADPTAPVLPVKLQETFGWQRAPRIADGRAPVLLHLLSPAGRPVAVTADLASFWQVGYPQVRAELRGRYPRHPWPADPTTAPPTRHTSARRR comes from the coding sequence GTGCTCCACGACGTACCCCTCGACCTGCCGGTCCGGCCGGCGCTGCCGGCCCTGACGGCGGCGCTCGGCGCGGCCGGCGTCGCCGTGCTGGTCGCCCCGCCCGGCACCGGGAAGACGACGCTCGCGCCCCTGGCGGTCGCCGACCAGGTCACCGGTCGGGTGGTCCTCGCCCAGCCCCGGCGGGTGGCCGCCCGCGCGGCGGCCCGCCGGATGGCGGGGCTGCTGGGCGAACAGGTCGGCGACCGGGTCGGCTACGCGGTGCGCGGCGACCGTCGCACCGGGCCGACCACCCGGATCGAGGTGGTCACCACCGGCCTGCTGCTGCGCCGGCTGCACCACGACCCGGAGCTGCCCGGCGTCGCGGCGGTGCTGCTGGACGAGGTGCACGAGCGGCACCTCGACGCGGACCTGGCGCTCGCCTTCACCGTGGAGGCCCGCGCCGCGTTGCGCCCCGACCTGTGGCTGCTCGCCATGTCGGCGACCGCCGAGGCGGACCGGTTCGCCGCCCTGCTCGCCCCGGCCGGACCGCCGGCCCCGGTGGTCCGGGCCGAGGCCGCGCTGCACCCGGTGACCCGGATCTGGGCGCCCCCGCCGCGGCCGGTGACCGCCTACCGGGGCAACCGGGTCGACCCCGCGCTGCTCGACCACGTGGCCGGCACCGTCCGGCGGGCCCTGGCCGACCACCCGGGCGACGTGCTGGTCTTCCTGCCCGGCGCGCGCGAGATCGCCGACGTCACCGCCCGCCTCGCCGACCTGCGGGAGTGGGTCGCCCTGGTGCCGCTGCACGGCCGGCAGCGCGGCGCGGACCAGGACGCCGCGCTGCGGCCGACCGACCGGCGGCGGGTGGTGTTGGCCACCGCCATCGCGGAGAGCAGCCTCACCGTCCCCGGCGTCCGGGTGGTGGTCGACGCCGGACTCAGCCGGGTCGCCCGCACCGACCTGGCCCGGGGCCTGGGCTCGCTGGTCACCGTGCCGGTCTCCCGGGCCGCCGCGACCCAGCGGGCCGGTCGGGCCGGTCGGGAGGCCCCCGGACACGTGTACCGCTGCTGGTCGGCGGCCACCCACGAACGGCTGGCCGCGCAGCCCGAACCGGAGATCGCCACCGCCGACCTGACCGGGTTCGCCCTTGAGCTGGCCGCCTGGGGGCAGCCGGACGGCGTCGGGCTCGCGCTGCCCGATCCTCCGCCGGCCGCGGCGCTGGCGGTGGCCCGGCAGACCCTCGGCACGCTCGGCGCGGTCGACCCGGCCGGCCGGATCACCGACCGGGGACGGGCCATCGCGGCGACCGGGGCGCACCCCCGGCTGGGCCGGGCGCTGCTCGACGGCGCCCGCTGGGTCGGCGCGGACCGGGCCGCCGAGGTGGTCGCCCTGCTCACCGAGGAGAGCGGGCCCGGCGACGACCTGGTCGGCCTCTGGCGGCGACTGCGCGCCGGCGTCGACCCCGCCGCCACCGCCCGTTGGCGTGCCGAGGTACGCCGGCTGCGCGCGGCCCCGCCCACCGGCGCGGCGGCGGGCCGACCGGGCTCCGCCCGGGCCGGGAGCGCCGACCGGCTCCTGCCCGACGACCTGGCGGCCGGGCTGGTCGTCGGGTTGGCCCACCCGGAGCGGCTGGCCCGGGCCCGCCGGCCGGGCGGCGCGACGTACCTGATGGCCGGCGGGACCGCCGCGGAGCTGCCACCGGGGTCGGCGCTGACCGGGTGCGACTGGCTGGCGGTGGCGGTGGTGGACCGGGCCCCCGGCGCGCCCGCCGCCCGGATCCGGGCCGCCGCCCCGCTGGACGAGACGACCGCCCGTGAGGCCGGCGGCGGGCTGCTGCGCACCGAACGGCAGGTCGGCTGGGTCGACGGGGACGTGGTCGCCCGGGAGGTGGACCGGCTCGGCGCGGTCGAGCTGGGCGACCGGCCGCTGCGCCGGCCCGACCCGGAACGTCTCGCCGCGGCCCTGCTGACCGGCCTGCGGCAGGAGGGTCTGGCGCTGCTCGACTGGAGCCCGGCCGCCCGCTTCCTGCGGGACCGGCTGGCGTTCTGCCGGCACGCGCTCGGCGACGACTGGCCCGAGGTGGACGACCCGGCGCTGCTGGCCACCGCCGCCGACTGGCTCGGCCCCGAGCTGGCCCGGGCCCGCCGCCGGGCCGACCTGGCCCGGATCGACGTGGTGACCGCGCTGCGCCGGCTGCTGCCCTGGCCGCTGGCGGCCCGCCTGGACGAGGTGGCCCCGGAGCGGATCACCGTGCCCAGCGGCAGCCGGATCCGGGTGGACTACGCCGACCCGACCGCGCCGGTGCTCCCGGTGAAGCTCCAGGAGACCTTCGGCTGGCAGCGGGCGCCCCGGATCGCCGACGGCCGGGCGCCGGTGCTGCTGCACCTGCTCTCCCCGGCCGGGCGGCCGGTGGCGGTCACCGCCGACCTGGCGTCCTTCTGGCAGGTCGGCTATCCGCAGGTCCGGGCGGAGCTGCGGGGGCGCTACCCGCGCCACCCCTGGCCGGCGGACCCGACGACCGCCCCGCCCACCCGGCACACCAGCGCCCGCCGCCGCTGA
- a CDS encoding glycoside hydrolase family 9 protein, translating into MTSPPRRRRRLALFAAATSVALTGALTAAGPAVAAPVAGPAAAEEEPPEQIKNGDFSAGTSPWFSYGTGDLTNPDGQLCTTVAAGTANSWDAGIGQDGVPLIAGASYTLTFDASATPGARITAVLQLGSAPYTSYTTVGLNATPTAQHTEHTFTAPADDSRAQIIFQVGGSPSAQTFCLDNVSLRGGEPAAPYEPDTGPRVRVNQVGYLTAGPKNATVVTEATEALPWQLKNAAGTVVASGESTPRGVDAASGENVHSIDFSSYRGSGTGLTLVADGETSHPFEISGTLYEQLRSDALQFFYAQRSGIEIDGDLIGEEYARPAGHLDVAPNKGDTDVPCQPGVCDYRLDVRGGWYDAGDHGKYVVNGGIATYQLLNTFERTKTAATANGGAKLGDSTLRVPERGNGTPDILDEARWELEFLLSMQVPAGKPLAGMAHHKIHDKNWTGLPLLPHEDPELRELHPPSTAATLNLAATAAQCARLFAPYDATFAKKCDTAAKTAYAAAKANPTRYASPTDGVGGGAYDDGNVTDEFYWAAAELYLTTGEQKYLTDLTASPHHTGDVFDPRGFGWGSVAALGRLDLATVPNGLSAAERTRIRASVTTAADSYLAEIARQAYGLPMPGDAASYFWGGNSNLINNAIVLGTAFDLTGQTKYRDGATQAMDYIFGRNALNISYVTGWGEHAAENQHSRIFGNQLNPDLPKPPAGSIAGGPNADLQDPFVEQLLAGCAPMFCYVDDINSYSTNEVAINWNSALTWIASFLADQGEGGAVPTSNCSAQYVNYGAWQGGTGFTGQVTIRNTGTKPIEGWTARFAFTGDQKVREAWLATVTQSGATVSATNESHNRRIMPGSTVTFGFNALTGGNANPAPGLIAVNGVACTLS; encoded by the coding sequence GTGACGTCACCCCCACGCCGCCGGCGCCGCCTGGCGCTGTTCGCCGCGGCGACCTCCGTCGCCCTCACCGGCGCCCTCACCGCGGCCGGCCCCGCCGTCGCCGCTCCGGTCGCCGGCCCCGCCGCGGCCGAGGAGGAACCTCCCGAGCAGATCAAGAACGGCGACTTCAGCGCCGGCACCTCCCCCTGGTTCTCGTACGGCACCGGTGACCTGACCAACCCCGACGGCCAACTGTGCACCACCGTCGCCGCCGGCACCGCCAACTCGTGGGACGCCGGCATCGGGCAGGACGGCGTCCCGCTGATCGCCGGCGCGTCGTACACCCTCACGTTCGACGCCTCCGCCACCCCCGGCGCCCGGATCACCGCGGTGCTGCAACTCGGCAGCGCGCCCTACACCTCGTACACCACCGTCGGGCTGAACGCGACCCCCACCGCGCAGCACACCGAGCACACCTTCACCGCGCCGGCCGACGACTCGCGGGCGCAGATCATCTTCCAGGTCGGCGGCAGCCCCAGCGCGCAGACGTTCTGTCTGGACAACGTCTCGCTGCGCGGCGGCGAGCCGGCCGCGCCGTACGAGCCGGACACCGGGCCCCGGGTCCGGGTCAACCAGGTCGGCTACCTCACCGCCGGGCCGAAGAACGCCACCGTGGTCACCGAGGCCACCGAGGCGCTGCCCTGGCAGCTCAAGAACGCCGCCGGCACGGTCGTCGCCAGCGGCGAAAGCACGCCGCGCGGCGTCGACGCGGCCTCCGGGGAGAACGTGCACAGCATCGACTTCTCGTCGTACCGGGGCTCCGGCACCGGGCTGACGCTGGTCGCCGACGGGGAGACCAGCCACCCGTTCGAGATCTCCGGCACGCTCTACGAGCAGCTCCGCTCCGACGCGCTGCAGTTCTTCTACGCCCAGCGCAGCGGCATCGAGATCGACGGTGACCTGATCGGCGAGGAGTACGCCCGCCCGGCCGGACACCTCGACGTGGCCCCCAACAAGGGCGACACCGACGTGCCCTGCCAGCCCGGCGTCTGCGACTACCGGCTCGACGTGCGGGGCGGCTGGTACGACGCGGGCGACCACGGCAAGTACGTGGTCAACGGCGGCATCGCCACCTACCAGCTGCTCAACACCTTCGAGCGGACCAAGACCGCGGCCACCGCGAACGGCGGCGCGAAGCTGGGCGACAGCACGCTGCGGGTGCCCGAGCGGGGCAACGGCACCCCGGACATCCTCGACGAGGCCCGCTGGGAGCTGGAGTTCCTGCTGAGCATGCAGGTGCCGGCCGGCAAGCCGCTCGCCGGGATGGCCCACCACAAGATCCACGACAAGAACTGGACCGGGCTGCCGCTGCTGCCGCACGAGGACCCGGAGCTGCGCGAGCTGCACCCGCCGTCGACCGCGGCCACGCTGAACCTGGCCGCCACCGCCGCCCAGTGCGCGCGGCTGTTCGCCCCGTACGACGCGACCTTCGCCAAGAAGTGCGACACCGCGGCGAAGACCGCGTACGCGGCGGCCAAGGCCAACCCGACCCGGTACGCCAGCCCGACCGACGGTGTCGGCGGCGGCGCGTACGACGACGGCAACGTCACCGACGAGTTCTACTGGGCGGCGGCCGAGCTGTACCTGACCACCGGCGAGCAGAAGTACCTGACCGACCTGACCGCCTCGCCGCACCACACCGGGGACGTGTTCGACCCGCGTGGCTTCGGCTGGGGCAGCGTGGCCGCGCTGGGCCGGCTCGACCTGGCGACCGTGCCGAACGGCCTGTCCGCCGCCGAGCGCACCCGGATCCGGGCCTCGGTGACCACCGCCGCCGACAGCTACCTGGCCGAGATCGCCCGCCAGGCGTACGGGCTGCCGATGCCCGGCGACGCGGCCAGCTACTTCTGGGGCGGCAACAGCAACCTCATCAACAACGCGATCGTGCTGGGCACCGCCTTCGACCTGACCGGCCAGACCAAGTACCGGGACGGCGCGACGCAGGCGATGGACTACATCTTCGGCCGCAACGCCCTGAACATCTCGTACGTGACCGGGTGGGGCGAGCACGCCGCGGAGAACCAGCACAGCCGGATCTTCGGCAACCAGCTCAACCCGGACCTGCCGAAGCCGCCGGCCGGCTCGATCGCGGGCGGCCCGAACGCGGACCTGCAGGACCCGTTCGTCGAGCAGCTCCTGGCCGGTTGCGCGCCGATGTTCTGCTACGTCGACGACATCAACTCGTACTCCACGAACGAGGTGGCGATCAACTGGAACTCGGCGCTGACCTGGATCGCGTCCTTCCTCGCCGACCAGGGTGAGGGCGGGGCGGTCCCCACGTCGAACTGCTCCGCCCAGTACGTCAACTACGGCGCCTGGCAGGGCGGCACCGGCTTCACCGGCCAGGTGACCATCCGCAACACCGGCACCAAGCCGATCGAGGGTTGGACGGCCCGGTTCGCGTTCACCGGTGACCAGAAGGTGCGCGAGGCGTGGCTGGCGACGGTCACCCAGTCGGGGGCCACCGTCTCGGCGACGAACGAGTCGCACAACCGCAGGATCATGCCCGGCAGCACGGTGACCTTCGGGTTCAACGCGCTGACCGGCGGAAACGCCAACCCGGCGCCGGGTCTGATCGCGGTCAACGGAGTGGCCTGCACGCTCTCCTGA
- a CDS encoding helix-turn-helix transcriptional regulator, producing the protein MTASPTVRRRRIARELRQLRERAGMTLDVAARQLDMSKSNLSRIENAQIGIKPRDVRAALALYQVTGNDAEALIEIARGAQQRGWWQNYSDVLPEWFEFYVGLEAEAATLRTYEAEVVPGLLQTEAYAREIFRLTAGEDGVERKVAARLHRQHVLRRESPAQMSVVLNEAVLLRPVVGPAVMAEQVAQISRVAQLPNVTLQILPFAAGGHPAMSTPYVVLHFADAADDAVVYLDNLTMGLALEGAGHVRGYTLVHERLCRMALSPADSLTRLEAAIRYFA; encoded by the coding sequence GTGACCGCCAGCCCCACCGTCCGCCGTCGCCGCATCGCCCGCGAGCTTCGGCAGTTGCGGGAGCGCGCCGGGATGACCCTCGACGTCGCCGCCCGGCAGCTCGACATGTCCAAGAGCAACCTCTCCCGGATCGAGAACGCGCAGATCGGCATCAAGCCCCGCGACGTCCGCGCGGCCCTGGCCCTGTACCAGGTCACCGGGAACGACGCCGAGGCGCTCATCGAGATCGCCCGGGGCGCGCAGCAACGCGGCTGGTGGCAGAACTACAGCGACGTGCTGCCGGAGTGGTTCGAGTTCTACGTCGGACTGGAGGCCGAGGCGGCGACGCTGCGCACGTACGAGGCCGAGGTGGTGCCCGGTCTGCTCCAGACCGAGGCGTACGCCCGGGAGATCTTCCGGCTGACCGCCGGCGAGGACGGCGTGGAGCGCAAGGTCGCCGCCCGCCTGCACCGCCAGCACGTGCTGCGCCGGGAGTCGCCGGCGCAGATGTCGGTGGTGCTCAACGAGGCGGTGCTGCTGCGGCCGGTCGTCGGCCCGGCGGTGATGGCCGAACAGGTGGCTCAGATCAGCCGAGTAGCGCAACTACCTAACGTGACCCTCCAGATACTTCCGTTCGCGGCGGGCGGGCACCCCGCGATGAGCACGCCGTACGTCGTCCTGCACTTCGCCGACGCCGCCGACGATGCCGTGGTTTACCTGGACAACCTCACGATGGGACTGGCCTTGGAGGGTGCCGGGCACGTCCGGGGGTATACCCTTGTGCACGAGAGACTGTGCCGGATGGCGCTCTCTCCAGCGGACTCGTTGACCCGCCTTGAGGCCGCAATTCGTTACTTTGCGTGA
- a CDS encoding NADP-dependent succinic semialdehyde dehydrogenase, whose amino-acid sequence MSIATTNPATGEVLRTYDAMSPEQIDAAIADAADGFAALRGTSIAQRARWLTAAADLLDAERDEIARTMTTEMGKTYAAARAEATKCASACRFYAGHAERFLADEPADAAAVKATRAFVRYQPIGPVLAVMPWNFPLWQVIRFAAPALMAGNTGLLKHASNVPQTALWLAELFRRAGFPEGAFTTLLVGSDAVERILGDPRVRAATLTGSEPAGRSIASIAGRELKKTVLELGGSDPYVVMPSADLDLAAEVATTARCQNNGQSCIAAKRFIVHADVFDAFAERFVAHMSALRVGDPMDADTDVGPLASERGRDEVAAQVRDAVGRGARLLCGGEVPDRPGWWYPPTVVTDLTPRMRMWDEEVFGPAAGLYRVSSYDEAVQVANGTSFGLGANAWTRDPDEQERFATDLDAGNVFVNGMTTSFPELPFGGVKNSGYGRELSALGMREFCNVKTVWVGEGAATGGAGSHAE is encoded by the coding sequence ATGTCCATCGCCACCACCAACCCCGCCACCGGTGAGGTGCTCAGGACGTACGACGCGATGTCGCCGGAGCAGATCGACGCCGCCATCGCCGACGCGGCCGACGGGTTCGCGGCGCTGCGCGGCACGTCGATCGCCCAGCGGGCCCGTTGGCTCACCGCGGCGGCCGACCTGCTCGACGCGGAGCGGGACGAGATCGCGCGCACCATGACCACCGAGATGGGCAAGACGTACGCGGCGGCGCGGGCCGAGGCCACCAAGTGCGCCAGCGCCTGCCGGTTCTACGCCGGGCACGCCGAGCGGTTCCTGGCCGACGAGCCGGCCGACGCGGCGGCGGTCAAGGCGACCCGGGCGTTCGTCAGGTACCAGCCGATCGGCCCGGTGCTCGCGGTGATGCCATGGAACTTCCCGCTCTGGCAGGTGATCAGGTTCGCCGCGCCGGCCCTGATGGCCGGCAACACCGGCCTGCTCAAGCACGCCTCGAACGTGCCGCAGACCGCCCTGTGGCTGGCCGAGCTGTTCCGCCGGGCGGGATTCCCGGAGGGGGCGTTCACCACCCTGCTGGTCGGCTCGGACGCCGTCGAGCGGATCCTCGGCGACCCTCGGGTCCGGGCGGCCACCCTGACCGGCAGCGAGCCCGCCGGGCGGTCCATCGCGTCGATCGCCGGCCGGGAGCTCAAGAAGACCGTGCTGGAGCTCGGCGGCAGCGACCCGTACGTGGTGATGCCCTCGGCCGACCTGGACCTGGCCGCCGAGGTCGCCACCACCGCCCGCTGCCAGAACAACGGCCAGTCCTGCATCGCGGCGAAACGGTTCATCGTCCACGCCGACGTCTTCGACGCGTTCGCCGAACGGTTCGTGGCGCACATGTCCGCGCTGCGGGTCGGCGACCCGATGGACGCCGACACCGACGTCGGCCCGCTGGCCAGCGAACGGGGCCGTGACGAGGTGGCCGCCCAGGTCCGCGACGCCGTCGGCAGGGGCGCGCGGCTGCTCTGCGGCGGCGAGGTCCCGGACCGGCCCGGCTGGTGGTACCCGCCGACCGTGGTCACCGACCTGACGCCGCGGATGCGGATGTGGGACGAGGAGGTCTTCGGCCCGGCCGCCGGCCTCTACCGGGTGTCGTCGTACGACGAGGCGGTCCAGGTCGCCAACGGCACCAGCTTCGGCCTCGGCGCGAACGCCTGGACCCGGGACCCGGACGAGCAGGAGCGCTTCGCCACCGACCTGGACGCCGGCAACGTCTTCGTCAACGGCATGACCACGTCGTTCCCGGAGCTGCCGTTCGGCGGGGTCAAGAACTCCGGGTACGGGCGGGAGCTGTCCGCGCTGGGCATGCGCGAGTTCTGCAACGTCAAGACCGTCTGGGTGGGCGAGGGCGCGGCCACCGGCGGCGCCGGCTCACACGCCGAGTGA
- a CDS encoding TIGR03885 family FMN-dependent LLM class oxidoreductase has product MTVFGVHASHEQIHPSELLAAVVRAERAGFDAAMCSDHFSPWSERQGQSAFAWSWLGAALQATGLPLGVVNAPGQRYHPAIIAQAIGTLGAMYPGRFWAALGSGEASNEHITGDPWPRKELRERRLRECVDVIRALLAGEEVSHDGLVRVDRAKLWTRPEEPPALVGAAVSVATARWCAEWADGLITVNAPVDHLRQMIDAYRDAGGRGPLHLQVHLSWDPDQERAERIAYEQWRSNVFAPPVCWDLETVSHFDVVSAQVPMEKLREVVNISADLGRHVGWLEEYLDLGFDQIFLHHVGRELGPFVDTFGAEVLPKLRAR; this is encoded by the coding sequence ATGACGGTGTTCGGCGTGCACGCCTCCCACGAGCAGATCCACCCCTCCGAGCTGCTGGCGGCCGTGGTACGGGCCGAACGGGCCGGCTTCGACGCCGCGATGTGCTCGGACCACTTCTCCCCGTGGAGCGAACGTCAGGGGCAGTCCGCGTTCGCCTGGTCCTGGCTGGGCGCGGCGCTCCAGGCGACCGGGCTGCCGCTCGGCGTGGTCAACGCGCCCGGCCAGCGTTACCACCCGGCGATCATCGCGCAGGCGATCGGCACCCTCGGCGCGATGTACCCGGGCCGGTTCTGGGCCGCGCTGGGCAGCGGCGAGGCGAGCAACGAGCACATCACCGGCGATCCGTGGCCGCGCAAGGAGCTGCGCGAACGGCGGTTGCGGGAGTGCGTGGACGTGATCCGGGCGCTGCTGGCCGGTGAGGAGGTCAGCCACGACGGCCTGGTCCGGGTGGACCGGGCGAAGCTGTGGACCCGTCCGGAGGAGCCGCCGGCGCTGGTCGGGGCGGCGGTCAGCGTGGCCACCGCCCGGTGGTGCGCCGAGTGGGCGGATGGCCTGATCACCGTCAACGCCCCGGTCGACCACCTCCGGCAGATGATCGACGCGTACCGGGACGCCGGTGGCCGGGGGCCGCTGCACCTGCAGGTGCACCTGAGCTGGGACCCGGACCAGGAGCGCGCCGAGCGGATCGCGTACGAGCAGTGGCGCAGCAACGTCTTCGCGCCGCCGGTCTGCTGGGACCTGGAGACCGTCTCGCACTTCGACGTGGTCTCCGCGCAGGTGCCGATGGAGAAGCTGCGCGAGGTGGTCAACATCTCCGCCGACCTGGGCCGGCACGTCGGCTGGCTGGAGGAGTACCTCGACCTCGGATTCGACCAGATCTTCCTGCACCACGTCGGGCGGGAGCTGGGCCCGTTCGTCGACACCTTCGGCGCGGAGGTGCTGCCCAAGCTGCGTGCCCGCTGA